In Chloroflexota bacterium, a single window of DNA contains:
- a CDS encoding UDP-glucose/GDP-mannose dehydrogenase family protein, whose protein sequence is MSTLSVVGTGYVGLTVGACFADLGHEVTCLDIDEAKIESLRAGHVPIYEPGLETLIDRAVRAGRLRFSTDYDEAIPGREFIFIAVDTPTGAAGEASLVGVDAAVSSLAPRMTEGATVVTKSTVPLGTGDLISRILREHGADDFPVVSNPEFQREGSAIQDFLKPDRVVIGSGDEAAARRVAELYRTFDCPIIITDLRTAEMIKYASNAFLATRISFINEMGAICEALGADVEVVGHGMELDRRVGRGYLNAGIGWGGSCFPKDVRALEHMALVHGCHPQLLRAVMEINRDARHSAVRKIRDGLGDLRGRTVAVLGLSFKPNTDDVRDAPAVDIIHLLTGEGAEVRAYDPVAGPRAQEELGDRMTLTTSPLEAAQGADAVLITTEWNEFRELDWAAMRAAMRGNVLVDGRNMHDPARMAQLGFAYYAMGRSPRASTQETMASVATGA, encoded by the coding sequence CTGAGCACGCTATCGGTCGTGGGCACAGGCTACGTGGGGCTGACCGTTGGCGCGTGTTTCGCGGACCTCGGCCACGAGGTGACCTGCCTGGACATCGACGAGGCGAAGATCGAGTCGCTGCGCGCGGGACACGTGCCGATCTACGAGCCGGGCCTGGAGACGCTGATCGATCGCGCCGTGCGCGCGGGCCGGCTGCGATTCTCCACCGACTACGACGAGGCGATCCCCGGTCGCGAGTTCATCTTCATCGCCGTCGATACGCCGACCGGCGCGGCGGGCGAGGCCAGCCTGGTGGGCGTCGACGCCGCTGTTTCGTCTCTCGCGCCCCGCATGACGGAGGGCGCGACGGTCGTCACCAAGAGCACCGTGCCCCTCGGCACGGGCGACCTGATCTCGCGCATCCTGCGCGAGCACGGAGCCGACGACTTTCCGGTGGTGTCGAACCCGGAGTTTCAGCGCGAGGGGTCGGCAATTCAGGACTTTCTCAAGCCGGACCGGGTCGTGATCGGCTCGGGCGACGAAGCCGCCGCGCGGCGCGTGGCCGAGCTGTACCGGACGTTCGACTGCCCCATCATCATCACGGACCTGCGCACCGCCGAGATGATCAAATACGCCTCGAACGCATTCCTGGCCACGCGCATCTCCTTCATCAATGAAATGGGCGCCATCTGCGAGGCCCTGGGCGCCGACGTCGAGGTCGTCGGGCACGGCATGGAGCTCGATCGTCGGGTGGGGCGGGGCTATCTGAACGCCGGCATCGGCTGGGGCGGAAGCTGCTTCCCGAAGGACGTGCGCGCGCTCGAACACATGGCCCTGGTGCACGGCTGCCACCCGCAGCTCCTGCGCGCGGTGATGGAGATCAACCGGGACGCGCGGCATTCGGCGGTGCGCAAAATTCGAGATGGGCTGGGCGATCTGCGCGGCCGCACGGTCGCCGTGCTCGGCCTTTCGTTCAAGCCGAACACCGACGACGTGCGCGACGCCCCGGCGGTGGACATCATCCACCTGCTCACGGGCGAAGGGGCCGAAGTGCGCGCCTACGACCCGGTGGCCGGACCGCGCGCGCAGGAGGAGCTGGGCGACCGGATGACGCTGACGACGTCACCGCTCGAGGCGGCGCAGGGCGCCGACGCAGTGCTGATTACCACGGAGTGGAACGAGTTCCGGGAGCTCGACTGGGCCGCGATGCGGGCCGCGATGCGGGGCAATGTGCTGGTTGACGGACGCAACATGCACGACCCCGCACGCATGGCCCAGCTTGGGTTCGCCTACTACGCCATGGGCCGCTCGCCGCGTGCGTCGACCCAAGAGACGATGGCCTCCGTGGCCACCGGCGCGTAG
- a CDS encoding amidohydrolase family protein, whose product MDLVESHVHVWTVRDPRFPKHPDSNFDTEQEASPADLFAAQDEVGGVAWTVLIQPRLYLWDNAYLAQAAETHPDRFVVAGRVNPMDGEAPRQLRELMQRPGYRGIRLAATEDPTTRWLDDRSQDPLWEAAADTSATIGLLIQWRQLPQAAVMATRHPDVTVVIDHLGFPDYDDPDSLGNLLDLARLPNVYVKLSGYPHNTGDAYPYLRARPFIERMLDAFGSSRVMWGSDWPVCLAHATYSQAFTSAWELPWLTDGDRGWIFSRTARAAWRIPDRRA is encoded by the coding sequence ATGGACCTCGTTGAGTCACACGTCCACGTCTGGACCGTTCGCGATCCGCGCTTTCCGAAGCACCCGGACTCCAACTTCGACACGGAGCAGGAGGCGTCGCCGGCGGACCTATTCGCGGCGCAGGACGAGGTGGGCGGCGTGGCCTGGACGGTGCTCATTCAGCCGCGCCTCTACCTGTGGGACAACGCTTACCTGGCGCAGGCCGCCGAGACGCATCCGGATCGCTTCGTCGTCGCCGGGCGCGTGAATCCGATGGACGGCGAAGCGCCCCGGCAGCTGCGGGAGCTCATGCAGCGGCCCGGCTATCGGGGCATTCGCCTGGCGGCGACCGAGGATCCCACGACACGCTGGCTCGACGACCGCTCGCAGGACCCGCTGTGGGAAGCCGCCGCGGATACCAGTGCCACCATCGGGCTGCTGATCCAGTGGCGTCAGCTTCCCCAGGCCGCGGTCATGGCGACCCGGCATCCCGACGTCACCGTCGTCATCGATCACCTGGGCTTTCCGGACTACGACGATCCCGACTCGCTGGGGAACCTGCTGGACCTCGCCCGTTTGCCCAACGTCTACGTCAAGCTTTCGGGCTATCCCCACAACACCGGCGACGCCTATCCCTACCTGCGCGCCCGGCCGTTCATTGAGCGCATGCTCGACGCCTTCGGGTCCTCGCGCGTCATGTGGGGCAGCGACTGGCCGGTCTGTCTGGCCCACGCGACCTACAGCCAGGCCTTCACGTCGGCCTGGGAGCTGCCGTGGCTGACCGACGGCGACCGTGGGTGGATCTTCAGCCGCACCGCTCGCGCCGCGTGGCGCATCCCGGACCGCCGGGCCTGA
- a CDS encoding MFS transporter, with the protein MRAPAHTHRALAIAAHVLFWMSLYVYVPVLPTYARDLGASLGMVGLIVGAYGLTQLLLRIPIGVWSDRVARRKPFLIGGMLANAAGAAALALSPVAWLLVVGRAVTGVGASTFVIASVHLAEFFPSRTVARATGIAVGLSAASQVVIMLIGGAVAEAGTVATTFWVAVGLGLAGVVVLLPLPDHARAPQERPPRVQALARAGTQRSTLVAATLAALLQYAQFGLTFAFVPLWADSLGASNFDLGLLGTVAVTANGLGALVLVVAGARLNGRLAAVFGFVLTAISSLLIPILPNLAVLTLVQGIGGFGRGLVFPALMAHSIERAAPAERATAMGVFQGVYALGMFLGPVSAGVLGEWLGLDRVFLLIGALMVLGALAAARYVSHGDDRL; encoded by the coding sequence ATGCGCGCACCGGCTCACACGCACCGCGCCCTCGCCATCGCCGCCCACGTGCTGTTCTGGATGTCGCTCTACGTCTACGTGCCCGTGCTACCGACGTATGCCCGCGACCTGGGGGCTTCGCTGGGGATGGTCGGGCTGATCGTGGGCGCCTACGGCCTGACACAACTGCTCTTGCGCATTCCGATCGGCGTGTGGTCGGACCGCGTCGCGCGTCGCAAGCCGTTTCTGATTGGCGGCATGCTGGCCAACGCGGCGGGGGCGGCGGCGCTGGCGCTGTCGCCCGTGGCCTGGCTGCTGGTCGTCGGGCGGGCGGTGACCGGCGTGGGCGCATCGACGTTCGTGATCGCCTCGGTGCACCTGGCCGAGTTTTTTCCCAGCCGGACGGTGGCCCGGGCGACCGGCATCGCGGTCGGGCTGAGTGCGGCCAGCCAGGTGGTGATCATGCTGATCGGCGGCGCGGTGGCCGAGGCCGGCACGGTTGCCACGACGTTTTGGGTCGCCGTCGGGCTCGGCTTGGCCGGGGTAGTCGTGCTGCTGCCCCTGCCGGATCACGCCCGCGCTCCGCAGGAACGGCCGCCGCGGGTCCAGGCGCTGGCGCGCGCGGGCACGCAGCGCAGCACCCTGGTGGCCGCGACGCTCGCCGCCCTGCTGCAATACGCGCAGTTTGGCCTCACGTTTGCCTTCGTGCCGCTTTGGGCGGATTCGCTCGGCGCGAGCAACTTCGACCTGGGGCTGCTCGGGACCGTCGCCGTCACCGCCAACGGCCTCGGCGCGCTGGTCCTGGTGGTGGCCGGGGCGCGGCTGAACGGCCGCCTGGCCGCCGTGTTCGGGTTTGTCCTGACGGCGATTTCGAGCCTTCTGATTCCGATTCTGCCGAACCTGGCGGTGCTCACCCTGGTGCAGGGAATCGGGGGGTTCGGTCGCGGGCTCGTGTTCCCGGCGCTGATGGCGCACAGCATCGAGCGCGCGGCTCCCGCCGAACGCGCCACGGCGATGGGCGTGTTTCAGGGCGTCTACGCGCTGGGCATGTTTCTCGGCCCCGTGAGCGCGGGCGTGCTGGGCGAGTGGCTGGGGCTGGATCGCGTCTTCCTGCTGATCGGTGCGCTGATGGTCCTTGGGGCGCTGGCGGCGGCCCGATACGTTTCCCATGGGGACGACCGGTTGTAG
- a CDS encoding helix-turn-helix domain-containing protein has product MRRKLQKRAFRDIDRGALGAMLFSARKRKHLTQAELASRIDRDRPWVSDVETGKILHVPDNDLDAVAEILGLEVAMLRRARAQSAPRGAGASPAASGTVDRGCGMCGASNPWDARFCVNCGERLPLEAVCETCGRIIRADSRFCAYCGEPVASAVPATQA; this is encoded by the coding sequence GTGCGGCGCAAGCTGCAAAAGCGGGCGTTTCGCGATATCGACCGTGGCGCCCTGGGCGCGATGCTGTTCAGCGCCCGCAAGCGCAAGCACCTGACGCAGGCTGAGCTGGCCAGCCGCATCGACCGCGACCGCCCGTGGGTGAGCGACGTGGAGACGGGCAAGATCTTGCACGTGCCCGACAACGATCTGGACGCGGTGGCGGAGATTCTTGGCCTGGAAGTGGCGATGCTCCGCCGGGCCCGTGCCCAGTCCGCCCCGCGCGGGGCGGGCGCCTCGCCGGCGGCCAGTGGGACCGTCGACCGCGGCTGCGGCATGTGCGGCGCGTCCAATCCCTGGGACGCCCGGTTTTGCGTGAACTGCGGCGAGCGCCTGCCGCTGGAGGCGGTCTGCGAGACTTGCGGCCGCATCATTCGCGCCGACTCGCGCTTTTGCGCCTACTGCGGCGAGCCGGTGGCCAGCGCCGTGCCGGCGACACAGGCGTAG
- the trxA gene encoding thioredoxin, giving the protein MADTADTLTHATDADFQQEVLEADGLVIVDFWAEWCAPCRMLAPIFEKLAGEFAGRLKFVKVDVDASPDAPNKHGVRGIPTLIVFRNGQEVDRVVGVLPESRLRAQLEGHLQPA; this is encoded by the coding sequence GTGGCCGACACGGCCGACACCCTGACGCACGCAACCGACGCCGACTTCCAGCAGGAAGTCCTCGAGGCGGACGGCCTCGTGATCGTCGACTTCTGGGCCGAGTGGTGCGCGCCGTGTCGTATGCTCGCGCCGATATTCGAGAAGCTGGCCGGCGAGTTCGCCGGGCGCTTGAAGTTCGTGAAGGTGGACGTAGACGCAAGCCCCGACGCGCCGAACAAGCACGGCGTTCGCGGCATTCCGACGCTGATCGTCTTCCGAAACGGCCAGGAAGTTGATCGAGTCGTAGGCGTTCTGCCGGAAAGTCGCCTGCGGGCGCAGCTGGAGGGTCACCTCCAGCCCGCCTAG
- a CDS encoding LysM domain-containing protein: MQDSDRTVGRGSELFVGMLVVAFLVFLLWFLLLRPEDPSTAEPVPTQSPVVSPTAIIDDVNRAYEEVIATPTPNPTPTATPVARPTPTPTPFVYTVQAGDTLSGIAGRFGLTVDELVEANRLVDPDSLQIGQQLTIPSE; the protein is encoded by the coding sequence ATGCAGGACTCGGACCGAACGGTAGGACGCGGCAGCGAACTCTTCGTCGGCATGCTGGTGGTGGCGTTTCTGGTGTTCCTGCTGTGGTTCCTGCTGCTGCGTCCGGAAGATCCCAGCACGGCCGAGCCCGTGCCGACGCAGTCGCCGGTGGTGAGCCCGACGGCGATCATCGACGATGTCAACCGGGCGTACGAAGAGGTCATCGCGACGCCGACGCCCAACCCCACCCCGACGGCGACGCCGGTGGCGCGCCCCACGCCGACCCCCACGCCATTCGTCTACACGGTGCAGGCCGGCGACACGCTGTCCGGCATCGCCGGGCGATTCGGATTGACGGTGGATGAACTCGTGGAAGCCAACCGCCTGGTAGACCCGGACAGCCTGCAGATCGGTCAGCAGCTCACCATTCCGTCGGAATAG
- a CDS encoding threonine synthase, with amino-acid sequence MHDYLEMLACSACDREHDAQQIQTVCRECGHSLLARYDLRRVARAVTPDEAAPRPRGIWRFRELLPPVAGGDATDLGAGDTPLLPLRRLGERLGMPHLWLKDEGANPTGTFKARGAAVGVAAAAALGVRELAIPTAGNAGSAWASYSAAVGLPIHVVMPVDTPTPIKAECIAYGADVTEVDGLISDAARIVGERAARSGWFDASTMREPYRVEGKKTMGLEIAEAFGWRPPDAVLYPTGGGVGLIGIWKAMRELDEMGWLKGPPPRLIAVQAAGCASIVNAWEAGAATAERVADAHTVAPGLRVPLPYAHALVLRAIRETGGTAVAVGDDELVAAMSELAESEGVFACPEGAALLPALRRLLERGDLTRDATVVLLNTGNALKYTDFMHAPGGSPA; translated from the coding sequence ATGCATGACTACCTGGAGATGCTGGCGTGCAGCGCCTGCGACCGCGAGCACGACGCGCAGCAGATTCAAACGGTCTGCCGGGAATGCGGACACTCGCTCCTCGCGCGCTACGACCTGCGCCGGGTCGCGCGCGCCGTTACGCCGGACGAGGCGGCCCCGCGTCCGCGCGGCATCTGGCGCTTTCGTGAGCTCCTGCCGCCCGTGGCCGGGGGCGATGCCACGGACCTCGGCGCGGGTGACACGCCCCTGCTGCCGTTGCGGCGGCTTGGCGAGCGGCTCGGCATGCCCCACCTCTGGCTGAAAGACGAGGGCGCGAATCCGACGGGAACCTTCAAAGCCCGCGGGGCCGCCGTCGGGGTCGCCGCCGCCGCGGCCCTGGGTGTGCGCGAGCTGGCCATTCCCACGGCGGGCAACGCGGGCAGCGCTTGGGCGTCCTATAGCGCCGCCGTCGGCCTGCCGATCCACGTGGTGATGCCGGTTGACACGCCAACGCCCATCAAGGCGGAGTGCATCGCCTACGGCGCCGACGTCACCGAGGTCGATGGTCTTATCAGCGACGCGGCGCGGATCGTGGGCGAGCGCGCCGCGCGCTCCGGCTGGTTCGACGCCTCCACCATGCGCGAGCCCTACCGCGTGGAGGGCAAGAAAACCATGGGGCTCGAGATCGCCGAAGCGTTCGGCTGGAGGCCGCCGGACGCCGTGCTCTACCCCACCGGCGGCGGCGTGGGGCTCATCGGCATCTGGAAGGCCATGCGCGAGCTTGACGAGATGGGCTGGCTCAAGGGTCCGCCGCCGCGGCTGATCGCCGTCCAGGCCGCCGGCTGCGCCTCCATCGTGAACGCATGGGAAGCGGGCGCCGCGACGGCCGAGCGGGTGGCCGATGCGCACACGGTCGCGCCGGGGCTCCGGGTGCCGCTGCCCTACGCGCACGCCCTGGTGCTGCGGGCGATCCGCGAGACCGGCGGAACGGCGGTGGCGGTCGGCGACGACGAGCTCGTCGCGGCCATGTCGGAGCTGGCCGAGAGCGAGGGCGTCTTCGCCTGTCCCGAGGGCGCCGCGCTGCTGCCGGCGCTGCGGCGGCTGCTCGAGCGCGGCGACCTGACGCGAGATGCGACCGTCGTGCTGCTCAACACCGGCAACGCCTTGAAGTACACGGACTTCATGCATGCACCCGGCGGGTCGCCCGCATGA